The Bacillales bacterium genome has a window encoding:
- the gap gene encoding type I glyceraldehyde-3-phosphate dehydrogenase: MATKIGINGFGRIGRNVFRAALKHPELEVVAVNDLTDAEMLAHLLQYDTVHGTLDANVEVNGENLVVDGKEIIVKSERNPADLGWGDLGIEIVVESTGRFTKRDDAAKHLDAGAKKVIISAPAKEEDITVVMGVNEDKYDAGSHHVISNASCTTNCLAPVAKVLNDKFGVRRGMMTTVHSYTNDQQILDLPHKDYRRARAAAENIIPTTTGAAKAVSLVLPELEGKLTGMAMRVPSPNVSTIDLVAELNRNVTVEEVNAALKEAAEGDLKGILGYSEKPLVSRDYNGNELSSIVDALSTLVLEDNLVKVISWYDNETGYSNRVADLASYVAEQGL; this comes from the coding sequence ATGGCAACGAAAATTGGCATTAACGGGTTTGGGAGAATTGGAAGGAACGTGTTTCGCGCGGCATTGAAGCATCCGGAATTGGAGGTTGTCGCGGTGAACGACTTGACGGACGCGGAAATGCTCGCCCATTTGCTGCAATACGATACCGTTCATGGAACATTGGATGCGAACGTGGAAGTCAACGGCGAAAACCTTGTCGTTGACGGAAAGGAAATCATCGTAAAATCTGAGCGTAACCCGGCGGACCTTGGTTGGGGAGATCTCGGCATTGAAATCGTCGTTGAATCGACCGGTCGGTTTACGAAACGTGATGACGCTGCGAAGCATTTGGATGCGGGTGCTAAGAAAGTAATCATCTCCGCTCCGGCAAAAGAAGAAGATATTACGGTTGTTATGGGTGTGAATGAAGACAAGTATGATGCTGGAAGCCACCATGTCATTTCCAACGCATCCTGTACGACGAACTGTCTTGCTCCTGTTGCCAAGGTACTGAACGACAAATTCGGCGTGCGCCGCGGGATGATGACAACGGTACACTCGTACACGAATGACCAGCAAATTCTTGACTTGCCGCACAAAGATTACCGCCGGGCTCGTGCAGCGGCAGAAAACATCATTCCGACGACGACAGGTGCTGCCAAAGCGGTATCGCTCGTCCTGCCGGAGCTTGAAGGCAAATTGACGGGCATGGCGATGCGCGTGCCGTCGCCGAACGTTTCAACGATCGACCTTGTGGCGGAACTTAATCGAAACGTAACGGTAGAAGAAGTCAATGCCGCATTGAAGGAAGCTGCCGAAGGTGACTTGAAAGGCATTCTCGGTTACAGCGAAAAGCCGCTCGTATCGAGAGACTATAACGGAAACGAACTTTCATCGATCGTCGACGCGCTTTCAACGCTCGTTCTCGAGGACAATCTGGTTAAAGTGATTTCCTGGTACGACAACGAAACTGGTTATTCCAACCGGGTCGCAGACCTTGCGAGCTACGTCGCCGAACAAGGCTTATAA
- a CDS encoding phosphoglycerate kinase gives MNKKTIRDLDVKGKKVFCRVDFNVPMKDGEITDETRILAALPTIQYLIAEGAKVILSSHLGRPKGKVVESLRLDPVARRLSELLVKPVEKLDDVVGHEVTKAVADMNDGDVLLLENVRFHPGEEKNDLELSKAFADLAEIFVNDAFGAAHRAHASTTGIAQYIPAVAGFLLEKELNTLGAAMEAPEHPFTAIIGGAKVKDKIDVIDNLIGKVDHLLIGGGLAYTFIKALGHDVGKSLLEEDKIGLAQSFLDKAEKKGTTIVLPKDVVVADDFSDEANTKTVKIDSIPSDWEALDIGPETREAFREIILQSKLVIWNGPMGVFELASFANGTQAVAQALADAREAVTIIGGGDSAAAIEKFGLAAEMDHISTGGGASLELMEGKLLPGVTALNDK, from the coding sequence ATGAATAAGAAAACGATTCGAGATCTTGACGTAAAAGGCAAGAAGGTGTTTTGCCGGGTCGATTTCAACGTGCCTATGAAGGATGGAGAAATCACTGACGAAACAAGAATCCTTGCAGCCTTGCCGACCATTCAATATTTGATCGCTGAAGGGGCGAAAGTTATTTTATCGAGTCATTTGGGCCGGCCGAAAGGAAAAGTCGTCGAATCCTTGCGCCTTGATCCTGTCGCCCGAAGGCTGAGTGAACTGCTTGTCAAGCCAGTAGAAAAACTAGACGACGTCGTCGGTCACGAGGTAACGAAAGCTGTTGCTGATATGAACGACGGAGACGTTTTGCTGCTTGAAAATGTCCGTTTCCATCCGGGTGAAGAAAAGAACGACCTTGAATTGTCGAAAGCGTTCGCGGATCTCGCCGAAATTTTTGTGAATGATGCTTTTGGCGCCGCTCATCGTGCGCACGCCTCGACAACCGGAATCGCTCAATACATACCAGCGGTTGCCGGCTTTTTGCTGGAAAAGGAATTAAACACGCTCGGAGCGGCAATGGAAGCGCCGGAACACCCGTTTACGGCTATTATCGGAGGGGCGAAGGTCAAAGACAAGATCGACGTCATCGACAACTTGATCGGAAAAGTCGATCATTTGTTGATCGGCGGCGGTCTTGCCTACACTTTCATTAAAGCTCTTGGTCACGATGTCGGAAAATCGCTTTTGGAAGAGGATAAGATTGGGCTTGCGCAATCGTTTCTCGACAAAGCGGAAAAGAAGGGAACAACTATTGTGCTTCCGAAAGACGTTGTTGTCGCCGACGACTTTTCCGATGAGGCGAACACGAAAACGGTGAAGATTGACAGCATTCCGTCCGACTGGGAAGCTTTGGACATCGGTCCGGAAACGCGGGAAGCGTTCCGGGAGATTATTTTACAATCGAAATTGGTCATTTGGAACGGCCCGATGGGGGTGTTCGAGCTTGCTTCGTTCGCTAATGGTACGCAAGCAGTGGCGCAGGCGCTCGCGGATGCGAGAGAAGCTGTAACGATCATCGGGGGCGGCGACTCAGCAGCGGCGATCGAGAAATTCGGCTTGGCAGCGGAAATGGACCACATTTCGACCGGCGGCGGGGCTTCGCTTGAACTCATGGAAGGCAAGTTATTGCCGGGCGTAACAGCATTAAACGACAAATAA
- the tpiA gene encoding triose-phosphate isomerase, which produces MRKPIIAANWKMNKTIDEAKLFIREIVGKVPKAEKMDTVVCAPALFLDALVKEAAGSDVHIGAQNMHDQESGAFTGEISPVALKDLGVTYVILGHSERRQLFGETDEFVHNKVRAAFDHDLVPIVCVGETLEEREADQTEKIVREQVEKDLEGLSEQEVQRTVIAYEPIWAIGTGKSSSAEDANMVCAYIRRVLAEKFGSKTAEAVRIQYGGSVKPANIEGFMAQSDIDGALVGGASLESESFLQLLEAGQHV; this is translated from the coding sequence ATGCGAAAACCGATTATTGCAGCAAACTGGAAGATGAACAAAACGATCGATGAAGCGAAATTGTTTATTCGAGAGATCGTCGGAAAAGTGCCGAAGGCAGAAAAAATGGACACCGTTGTCTGTGCTCCGGCTTTGTTTTTGGATGCGCTTGTGAAGGAAGCTGCGGGCAGCGACGTGCATATCGGCGCGCAAAACATGCACGATCAAGAGAGCGGCGCATTTACGGGCGAAATCAGCCCGGTCGCGTTGAAAGATCTCGGTGTGACGTATGTGATTCTCGGGCATTCGGAACGGAGACAATTGTTCGGCGAAACAGACGAATTTGTGCATAACAAAGTTCGCGCAGCGTTTGACCATGATTTGGTGCCGATCGTATGTGTCGGCGAAACACTGGAAGAGCGTGAAGCAGATCAAACGGAAAAAATTGTGCGTGAACAAGTAGAGAAAGATCTTGAAGGTCTTTCTGAGCAGGAAGTGCAGCGGACGGTTATTGCCTACGAACCGATTTGGGCGATCGGCACAGGAAAATCTTCTTCTGCAGAAGATGCGAATATGGTTTGTGCTTATATCCGCCGCGTACTTGCTGAAAAATTCGGATCAAAAACGGCTGAAGCTGTACGCATTCAATACGGCGGCAGCGTAAAGCCGGCAAACATTGAGGGTTTCATGGCGCAATCGGATATCGACGGAGCACTTGTTGGCGGTGCCAGCTTGGAAAGCGAATCGTTCCTGCAATTGTTGGAGGCGGGGCAACATGTCTAA
- the gpmI gene encoding 2,3-bisphosphoglycerate-independent phosphoglycerate mutase, translated as MSKQPTALIILDGFGCREETKGNAVAQAEKPNFTRYWNEFPHTHLRADGEAVGLPDGQMGNSEVGHLNIGAGRIVYQNLTRINLSIKEGDFFEKEPFLHAIEHVKKYGSRLHIFGLLSDGGIHSHSEHLYALLRLAKQHDVEDVFVNAFLDGRDVGPQSAVDYIHELQGKIDEYGVGTIATLSGRYYAMDRDKRWDRVEKAYRALVYGEGRQYKDPIEAVEDSYKEEVYDEFVVPTVITREDGSPVSTVQDNDAVIFFNFRPDRAIQLSQVFTNRDFDGFELGEKAPNNLHYVTMTKYSDTVNGEIAFGPVDLKNTFGEVVANNNLNQLRIAETEKYPHVTFFFSGGREQEFPGEKRLLIDSPKVATYDLQPEMSAYEVTDALVKEIEADKHDAIILNFANPDMVGHSGKLEPTIKAVEAVDDCLGRVVDALLKKNGAAVITADHGNADEVVTLEGKPMTAHTKNKVPVIVTKQGIALRDGGILADLSPTLLDLLDVDQPEEMTGRSLIEKKNR; from the coding sequence ATGTCTAAACAACCGACAGCGCTCATCATTCTTGACGGTTTCGGATGCCGTGAGGAAACGAAGGGCAATGCGGTCGCACAAGCTGAGAAACCGAATTTTACTCGTTACTGGAACGAGTTTCCGCACACGCATTTGCGGGCGGACGGCGAAGCCGTTGGGTTGCCGGACGGACAGATGGGCAACTCCGAAGTCGGCCACTTGAACATCGGTGCCGGCCGTATCGTTTATCAAAATTTGACGCGCATCAACTTATCGATCAAGGAAGGCGATTTTTTTGAAAAAGAACCTTTCTTGCACGCGATTGAGCATGTGAAAAAATACGGTTCGCGGTTGCACATTTTCGGGTTGTTGTCGGACGGCGGAATTCACAGTCACAGTGAACACCTGTATGCTTTGCTTCGCTTGGCGAAGCAGCATGATGTGGAAGATGTGTTCGTTAACGCATTTCTCGACGGCCGCGATGTCGGTCCGCAGTCTGCGGTCGATTACATTCATGAATTGCAAGGGAAAATCGACGAGTACGGCGTTGGTACAATTGCCACGTTGTCCGGGCGCTACTATGCGATGGACCGCGATAAGCGCTGGGATCGTGTAGAGAAGGCTTACCGTGCGTTGGTGTACGGGGAAGGCCGCCAATACAAAGATCCTATTGAAGCGGTTGAAGATTCCTATAAAGAAGAGGTTTACGATGAATTTGTCGTGCCGACGGTCATTACACGCGAAGACGGCAGCCCGGTTTCGACGGTTCAAGATAACGACGCCGTCATCTTTTTCAACTTCCGCCCGGACCGCGCGATTCAGCTGTCTCAAGTTTTTACAAATCGTGATTTCGATGGATTTGAACTTGGGGAAAAGGCACCGAACAACCTTCATTACGTAACGATGACGAAATACAGCGACACGGTGAACGGTGAAATTGCTTTCGGTCCCGTAGATTTAAAGAATACGTTTGGCGAAGTGGTCGCCAACAATAACTTGAACCAGCTTCGGATTGCCGAAACGGAGAAATATCCGCACGTCACTTTCTTCTTCAGCGGCGGACGTGAACAAGAGTTTCCCGGGGAGAAACGCCTGCTTATCGATTCTCCGAAAGTGGCAACGTATGATTTGCAGCCGGAGATGAGTGCTTACGAAGTTACCGATGCGCTTGTGAAAGAAATAGAGGCAGACAAGCACGATGCGATCATCCTGAACTTCGCCAATCCCGACATGGTCGGCCATTCCGGAAAATTGGAACCGACGATAAAAGCGGTCGAAGCCGTAGATGACTGTCTGGGCCGAGTGGTCGACGCTTTGTTGAAGAAGAACGGGGCGGCGGTCATTACTGCGGACCACGGGAACGCGGATGAAGTCGTGACGCTTGAAGGCAAACCGATGACGGCCCATACGAAAAACAAGGTGCCGGTTATCGTAACAAAACAAGGCATTGCATTGCGGGACGGCGGCATTTTAGCTGACCTGTCGCCGACGCTGCTTGATTTGCTTGATGTCGATCAACCGGAAGAGATGA